A DNA window from Solanum lycopersicum chromosome 3, SLM_r2.1 contains the following coding sequences:
- the LOC101244472 gene encoding protein MIZU-KUSSEI 1 isoform X2 produces MALQLNLVLPVLSYRKQKMKTIMAKSFQDLSSKRQFHWTAKVSNEEQEEVTSKDSSPNRNTEEEKTENIKVHSFKNPEVSNTKSSTLNTIHENKAEDKQESSSATRRKLQTIAVARLKSVLTAFGRNRSNFQQGLGTRVVGTLFGHRRGHVHFAFQKDSTSQPAFLVELATPISGLVREMASGLVRIALECDKEEEKKVSRLIDEPVWRTYCNGKKCGFATRREIGAKELQILKAVEPISMGAGVLPGNGEEESADSGEIMYMRAKFERVIGSRDSEAFYMMNPDSNGAPELSIYLLRV; encoded by the exons ATGGCTTTACAACTCAACTTAGTCCTCCCT GTTTTATCATACAGGAAGCAGAAG atgaagACAATCATGGCAAAGAGTTTCCAAGACTTGTCCTCTAAGAGGCAGTTCCACTGGACAGCTAAAGTCAGcaatgaagaacaagaagaagtaACATCAAAGGATTCATCTCCAAACAGAAATACTGAAGAAGAGAAAACAGAGAATATAAAGGTACATTCTTTCAAGAATCCTGAAGTTTCAAACACCAAGTCATCTACTTTAAACACCATCCATGAAAACAAGGCTGAGGACAAGCAAGAATCTTCTTCAGCAACTAGGAGGAAGCTGCAAACAATAGCAGTAGCCAGGCTAAAATCTGTCCTAACAGCGTTCGGGCGAAACAGGTCTAACTTCCAACAAGGCCTTGGAACAAGAGTTGTTGGCACTCTTTTTGGGCACAGGCGTGGACATGTACATTTTGCATTTCAAAAAGATTCCACCTCCCAGCCAGCCTTCTTAGTTGAACTAGCCACACCTATAAGTGGTTTAGTCCGAGAAATGGCGTCTGGATTGGTCAGAATCGCGTTGGAATGCGATAAGGAGGAAGAGAAAAAAGTGTCTAGACTCATAGATGAGCCTGTGTGGAGGACTTACTGCAATGGTAAAAAATGTGGCTTTGCAACAAGAAGAGAAATTGGGGCAAAAGAACTGCAGATACTTAAAGCTGTGGAGCCAATATCAATGGGTGCTGGTGTTTTGCCAGGtaatggagaagaagaaagtGCTGATTCTGGTGAGATTATGTATATGAGGGCTAAATTTGAGAGAGTTATTGGATCTAGAGATTCAGAGGCATTCTATATGATGAATCCTGATAGTAATGGAGCTCCTGAACTTAGCATTTATTTGCTAAGAGTTTAA
- the LOC101244472 gene encoding protein MIZU-KUSSEI 1 isoform X1, with protein MVGIFSLFLQKKNERIKRMSVLMHCLSQVLSYRKQKMKTIMAKSFQDLSSKRQFHWTAKVSNEEQEEVTSKDSSPNRNTEEEKTENIKVHSFKNPEVSNTKSSTLNTIHENKAEDKQESSSATRRKLQTIAVARLKSVLTAFGRNRSNFQQGLGTRVVGTLFGHRRGHVHFAFQKDSTSQPAFLVELATPISGLVREMASGLVRIALECDKEEEKKVSRLIDEPVWRTYCNGKKCGFATRREIGAKELQILKAVEPISMGAGVLPGNGEEESADSGEIMYMRAKFERVIGSRDSEAFYMMNPDSNGAPELSIYLLRV; from the exons ATGGTTGgcattttttctcttttcctgCAAAAAAAGAATGAGAGAATTAAAAGAATGTCAGTTTTGATGCACTGTCTATCGCAG GTTTTATCATACAGGAAGCAGAAG atgaagACAATCATGGCAAAGAGTTTCCAAGACTTGTCCTCTAAGAGGCAGTTCCACTGGACAGCTAAAGTCAGcaatgaagaacaagaagaagtaACATCAAAGGATTCATCTCCAAACAGAAATACTGAAGAAGAGAAAACAGAGAATATAAAGGTACATTCTTTCAAGAATCCTGAAGTTTCAAACACCAAGTCATCTACTTTAAACACCATCCATGAAAACAAGGCTGAGGACAAGCAAGAATCTTCTTCAGCAACTAGGAGGAAGCTGCAAACAATAGCAGTAGCCAGGCTAAAATCTGTCCTAACAGCGTTCGGGCGAAACAGGTCTAACTTCCAACAAGGCCTTGGAACAAGAGTTGTTGGCACTCTTTTTGGGCACAGGCGTGGACATGTACATTTTGCATTTCAAAAAGATTCCACCTCCCAGCCAGCCTTCTTAGTTGAACTAGCCACACCTATAAGTGGTTTAGTCCGAGAAATGGCGTCTGGATTGGTCAGAATCGCGTTGGAATGCGATAAGGAGGAAGAGAAAAAAGTGTCTAGACTCATAGATGAGCCTGTGTGGAGGACTTACTGCAATGGTAAAAAATGTGGCTTTGCAACAAGAAGAGAAATTGGGGCAAAAGAACTGCAGATACTTAAAGCTGTGGAGCCAATATCAATGGGTGCTGGTGTTTTGCCAGGtaatggagaagaagaaagtGCTGATTCTGGTGAGATTATGTATATGAGGGCTAAATTTGAGAGAGTTATTGGATCTAGAGATTCAGAGGCATTCTATATGATGAATCCTGATAGTAATGGAGCTCCTGAACTTAGCATTTATTTGCTAAGAGTTTAA
- the LOC101244170 gene encoding protein Dr1 homolog, with product MEPMDIVGKTKEDASLPKATMTKIIKEMLPPDVRVARDTQDLLIECCVEFINLISSESNEVCNREDKRTIAPEHVLKALEVLGFGEYTEEVYAAYEQHKLETVDTVRAGKLSNNIAEMTEEEALAAQQRMFAEARARMNGVGTVPPKQQDPETEQKLDC from the exons ATGGAACCGATGGATATTGTTGGTAAGACGAAGGAGGATGCTTCGCTTCCCAAAG CAACTATGACAAAGATTATTAAAGAAATGTTGCCCCCTGATGTTCGTGTTGCCCGAGATACGCAGGATCTTTTGATTGAATGTTGTGTAG AGTTCATCAATCTTATCTCATCAGAATCAAATGAAGTTTGTAATAGAGAAGATAAACGAACAATTGCACCAGAACATGTACTCAAAGCCTTAGAG GTTCTTGGCTTTGGGGAATATACTGAAGAAGTTTATGCTGCATATGAACAACACAAGTTGGAGACTGTG GACACTGTGAGAGCTGGGAAGTTGAGCAATAATATAGCTGAAATGACTGAAGAAGAAGCATTAGCTGCACAACAAAGGATGTTTGCTGAAGCACGTGCGAGGATGAATGGAGTTGGTACAGTTCCGCCCAAACAGCAAGACCCGGAAACAGAGCAAAAATTGGACTGCTAG